The genomic interval CACCTTTGTCATGATGGAACTTCGCCCATGGACAGAGATGCAGACACAGGTTGATGGTACTGCTGTCAAAGGCATACACCATATTGTCAATTCCCAACCGATAGTATTCATCTTTATACAGGACTTTAGCCCTCTCGACAAGTACCATTGCGTAGTCCTGATAGATACGCCAGTCCTTCTTCTCGTTCATGTCGGCGAGAGTGGACTTGGGCATCACCTTCAGACCGGCATGATACAACTTGGAGTTGAAAGCAGTCAACTGAGCCTCTATGCTACGAAGGCTTGCGCTGCTGGTCAGCTGAGCATAACTCATGACAAGGAACTGGTCACGGCAAGTGAATCGTCTTGCATGAAAATCCCCTCTATATCTGTCAATACATTTCCTGAGCTCGTAGTCAGGGATGAGAGACATCAGTTGCGAGAATACAGTATTTCCGGCATTCATATCCTGTGCTATCTTATATATGAGACAGTACAAAGATAAAAAATCAAATCGGAAAATTTTTAAATCGCTGTATCTCATTGAAATTTAAACATTTAATTAACGTTCGGAAAAATTTAACCGGACACTAGTGGAGTTCCACAGAAAAGAAATCGCTTTTTTATCCTTGCCTGTCGTTTCCCAGAATGGAGGCTTCAGCCACCAACTCCAACATTAGGTTCTGTTGTAACAGTAAAAGACGCTTTAGCCGGGTTACCCAATGTAATCGCCAATAGCAACCAAGAAGGTAAAAAATACACAGACGAGCATTCTGATTATGAGCAGTTGATGCGTGATGATGCTTTCTGGGATAGAGAGACTATGACATCGCAGGACATATTGAACCACATGCCAATGAAACATCGTGCATGCACCTTGCAACGTTTTGCTTTACTCAATCAGGGAGAGAGCCTGAAAAACTTGTTCGACCGCTATAAGGGCGAAGAGCGTGAACGATTACAGAAAGAACGCATCTTGCCTAAGAAAATGTTTATCAAGCGTAACTATCGCTTAATACCAAATGAACCATCTCCTACAGTCACCAGTCATTGCCTGGACGAATTTGTGCATCCAGACTACGATCGTGCTTTGACGGTTCGTGAATGTGCTCGACTGCAATCTTTCCCCGACTCTTATAATTTCGCAGGTGGGCCATATATCGTTCCTCACATTGATAGAACTGTGCAGGACAAGTATGAGCAAATCGGCGATGCTGTCCCCCCATTGCTGGCCTATGCTTGGGGGAGAAAAATAAAGGAACTTTTTGAAACAAATGATTAAACAAGTATGGAGAATAAGTATTACAATTATTGTCTGACTACATATCAGAACGAATACTCACGATGTTTTGACGAGTTGAAGGCGAACCATAAAAATGGTTCAATATCCGAAAAGCTATCTGAAGAGTTTGATCGCGAAGCTCAAAAATCGGCTATTCGCATTTCAATCACCAAAGCTTTGCGTAAATATCCAGACGAACCCGTTGCAGAATTGTGGAGTGCTATTTACCGAGCGCACTTGTTCCGTAAATCTGGCATATCTGATCTTGAAACAATCAGTAAAGTCATTAGTGCAGATCAGAGCTGGAAGAAATCAAGCGGCCATGCTTTCGAGGAAATGGTCAAGGAACTTGCATCGCTTGCTTTGTATGGCACTGGGGTTGAAATCATCTTGCAGCGTGACTTGAACACGCTCATTAAAGCTAACGAGCTGGCTAATGAGCCGCGTGATATCAGTTGGCTTAAGGAGCAGATAAAAGCCAACATCTTTGATTTGTATGGCATACTCACAATAGAGGATAAAAAGTACTGTTTCGGCTGTGTACAGGCTAAGACAAGTATCCGTGACCGTGTAACACGCGACCGTGAGCCTTCTATTCATGCCATGCAGTCATTCTTTTGGAGTGTAGCACTACTGTCCGGTTAAATTTCACCAAAGCGAAAGTTGGCGGTCATCTTCCGGATTTTGATTAATAATTGGTTTGTCAAAAAGTTCATTCAGCGGAGTCCTCTCAAAGAGAACTTGGCCGATGACATTAGAGAATATGTAAAGATTTTGTTCGATATGATACATCTTCAGAGCAATAATAAGCAGCAGGTAGTCACAGATGGCAATCCATATCTGTGTGAAGACTGCGTTTTGGGACGTCCCATAGAACGTCTTGATGTGCAGGTGCTGCTTGATCCATTTGAAGAACGTTTCGATAGTCCAGCGCTCTCGGTACAGTTCCGCAATGGTAATTGCTTCAAGGGTGAAGTCATTCGTCAGGAATCGATACACTACGTTCTGCGCAAAGTCCTCATAGACGACCAGACGCAACAAATCAGGGTACTTCTTGGCTGTAAAGAGACCAGTAAGACTGATGGACTCGTCAGAGATGACGCCAGTCTGCCTGTCAACCTCTCTTGCCTCGAATACGGAATATTTCATGTTGTCCTTTGCTCTGGTTACAAAGTAAGCCTTCTGCTGTTGGAAGAGACGGAACAGACGGTCAAAGTCCACATAGCCTTTATCCATCAGATAGTAAGCCCCTGCTTCTACAGGCAAGCTGTCCATAGCCTGAGTATCATGCACATTGCCAGGAGTAAGCATGATGAAGTTGGGTATGTTGTTCTTTACATCAATCAAAGTGTGCATCTTGAAAGCACCTTTGTCATGATGGAACTTCGCCCATGGACAGAGATGCAGACACAGGTTGATGGTACTGCTGTCAAAGGCATACACCATATTGTCAATTCCCAACCGATAGTATTCATCTTTATACAGGACTTTAGCCCTCTCGACAAGTACCATTGCGTAGTCCTGATAGATACGCCAGTCCTTCTTCTCGTTCATGTCGGCGAGAGTGGACTTGGGCATCACCTTCAGACCGGCATGATACAACTTGGAGTTGAAAGCAGTCAACTGAGCCTCTATGCTACGAAGGCTTGCGCTGCTGGTCAGCTGAGCATAACTCATGACAAGGAACTGGTCACGGCAAGTGAATCGTCTTGCATGAAAATCCCCTCTATATCTGTCAATACATTTCCTGAGCTCGTAGTCAGGGATGAGAGACATCAGTTGCGAGAATACAGTATTTCCGGCATTCATATCCTGTGCTATCTTATATATGAGACAGTACAAAGATAAAAAATCAAATCGGAAAATTTTTAAATCGCTGTATCTCATTGAAATTTAAACATTTAATTAACGTTCGGAAAAATTTAACCGGACACTAGTGGGAGTGTAGTATTTGTTCTTGACGGTGATTTCCTACGTCTGCCCAAGTTCGTAAGCATGATTAACGGTGGCTCTGAGGAGTTCCGTGAAAATGGTTGGCACGGCATGTATGTATTATCAGTCAAAGAAACCAACCAGCGTATTTATCCGCTCGGTATGGACTTTGAGATATTTAAGAATCACGCTTTACAAGCAGCTGAACAATGGCAGAAACGCCGCCAGTGGTTTGATAGCAAATGGATAGCTACGGAAGTATAAGGAAACAACATTATGGCATCATTTGCATTATTCAATTTCGAGTTTGAACCCATTCAGAATAAACTCCGTCAGGCAGAACTGAAAGGGATGGAGTCGGTGCTGATGTCGGCAAGCGAGGCATTCCCACGAAAACAGGAGATATTCGGCAACATTCTGCTGAAGGACTTTAAGAAGGAGAAGATAGAAGACATAATCCATTTTAAAAATGGGGAAGGACCCAAAGAATATATTCATCGCCATCTAATGCCGCCTACGGATGATATCGTCATTATGCGCGTAGCCAACCGCAAGCATCTTCAGATTGTTGACGAGAACTTGAAACCAAAGCATGTGGATGACTATCAGAACTGCATTGTAATGATTGACAATCGTGACGGTGTCCAGCGTATTCTGATAGAGAATAAGAAAGCGGCTTTCCGTGACGTAAAACAGGTGTCTGGTATTCTGGAATATACGTTCAATAAGCTACTGGCAAGATATAGTCTGATGATTAAACTCAACCATCTGAAAAACCCGCAAACGTTCTGGCATGTTGCCAACGATAAGCGTTCTTATCCCAAGGGTTTTTACAGGATGTTGTTCAAGTTGCCATACCCAAACCTTGAACGTCTTCGTAAGGTTTATGACCGTTTGTTTTCACAGGCTCAACAGAGTTTCAACTGCCGTCTTGACATGAACTTTACCAGTCCTAACGGTGAAGTGCGCCTCGATGAGAATGACCCATATCAGAAGGAGGCCATCGATTGGTTCTTGAAGGATGCGGGTGGTGATGTTGTCCTTTATTCAAACGTGGCAAAGAAACACCCCATTCCTGTTGGAAAGGATTCTTTCCGAGCCATCACAGTCAGTTCAACCACTATTCAGCGTGTTACAGAAGATGCGGTGAACAATGACCTTTTTGGCAGTGCAGCTTTTGATGAGGTGAAAGAAAAACTGAAAACCGGCATAGAACCCTAATGGTAAAGATTCTCACAACTGAAGAGCAGCGTAGCTTACACCATCGTTACAAACAGAACGACTTATACCGACAATGGGCACCTATATTGGCTCTACTGCAACGTAAAAATGGTGAAATGGATGCTGCTACTATCTGGTTCTTAGCAGAGAAGCAGGTTGTGAGGCTGCGCGAAGAACTAAGTTATCGCGAGCAGGAAATATCACCAATATTCAATGAATTGATAGAAGATTGCAGGATGCTTACAGCAAAGGACTCAAAGGTTATCCAGCGCTCAGATGCTGAAGCTCAGCGTTCTGCGATTACGGTGATGTGTGTTGTACTGACCATGTTGATGAACGCCGTAGAGAAAGGGCACGAAGAAGAAAGTTTTGACAACGAGCCAATGTGTATGGCTATCATGGATATATTGGCTGAAAATGTTTTCTTTCAACAGTTGATGAATTTATTCTTTTCCCGCAATACTGGTTACGATGGAAAGAAAGTAATAATTACACCCTCTGACCCAATGGTAAATGATGACCCGATGGTCAATATGGACGAAATTGCCAAAGAAGAAGTTGAGCAAATAGTCAATCGGGTAAGCCAATTGACGAGCGGGTTAAAAGCAATTCTTAAATCAGGCCATTGGGAGCACTGGATATCAGTATGGCGAGACATCTGTAATAACTCAGAATTAATAACGATTCTCAAACAGACCAACAGACCTCGTGGTAGTGAATGGCCTGTGAATGAGAAGATGGTTTTCAATGTTTTGGGTATCTTTATTGAGGCTTTTGAATATAAGAACTTCGTGAGTACGGCCAGCAAAGCATTAACGAACAAGAGTAGCGGAAGAGATTATATTGCGAATCATGGTCATAAATATGGCAACTCTACTGAGCTGAGTACACAAGAGATTCACGAAAGAGTCGAAAGAATTGTAAAGAGTAAGGTTAAAAGCTGATTTTATCTACTGAACCTGTTTTTCATCTAACGCTGATAGAACCAAAAGGTTTTGTCAGCGTTTTCTAATTGTTTGATTTTCAGCTGCTAAAATGCTGACAAAGAATTGCCAAAAAGGACATCCTTAGAACATCTTAGCTATCCTCTTAAATGCTTTCCCATATCAGGAGAAGGCAGTAATTTCGCGTCCATAAAAGCGTGCCCTTGAAATTTTTGAGCGGCAGCTGTAAATTGCAGATGATAAAAATCGAGTCGGTAAACCTCATGAGGTATTTCCCTCGATATATAAGATAACAATTTAAATGGTCGCATAAGGAGGCGACCCGTTGAGTGAACGAGCGAAGGAAGTCTTGCAAGTGAAATAGGTACCATTCTGGAACTTCTTCCTAACAAACTCAACAAAATGAAGATTTTATTAGAGAAAGGTGACAGCGAAGAACAAATAAAGATGGCTGAGGCTCTGCTGGCTAACAAGTTGGTAAGTGCCATTGAGACCGTGACCTACAAGTGTCAGAAGGTGTATAAGAGCGACGATGAGGTGGCTAAGGCAGTCATCGATGTTGCCGGCAGCTTCGGAGTATGCACTCAATGGGCTGCTGTATACAGAATATTGGTGGACTTTTGCGGATGGGACAGCGACGTGGCAAAGTTTACGAAGCAAATGAACACATTATTAAAAGAGGTACGTATGAGTCATTGTTGTACTTATCAGTCGATTCAGAAGCCGCTGGCTCAAAACAGCATCTTGAGAAAGAACTTTCAGGAGTGGAAAAAGTATCGTGTACCGCAAGGCGACCGCGTATTTCCGAGACAGATGTTCATTGCAGAAAATCTACTGAAACGACTTTCAATTAGTGCCTAAATATACGATTGCGAGGTGAAACATACTATCTCAAAGTCATGAAATACAAAGTATTGACATTATATATACTTTTGCATCGTCACTCGACCACTAAAGGCGTTGACAACGATTATTATGACTACAAAGTTATTAAAAGTAGTGGCCCAGACCGAACCGGTCTACGTGCCAAGTAAGAAATCCGACAACGGCCAGCTGGCCAAGTCGATGATCAGGCTCAAGGAGCTTGGTGGTGACTACGAGGACGAATACATCTGTGCGATGTTCGGAAACCTCGCTCTCTGTAAGTTTGCTGTGGGTAAGACCGTTATTGCTTCGCTGCGCTTTCAGACGCACGAACTCAACGGCTCGGTATTCCAAGATGTAGTGGCAAACGATATTCAAAACATCTAATTATTAACCAGGGTTGAAGTCGAGAGGATCAATTGAGCATCACTCTTTTCCGAAGGATGATGTAGGCGCCTTTCTCAAACACTTCTTCTCGCAACACTCAACCCAACAATGACAAAGAAGAATCTTCATTTTCAGCAAATTCTTGCTAACGAAGTAAGTATGGACACTCAGACAAAGTTCCACGTAAACGGCGACGTCAACATCTTTCCTTGCGGATGGGTGGACGAACAGGTGACTAACGGCGGTGTACGCCTGACAAGAGGCCGCATGGCTATCGAGGAGGACGGTACAAGCCACTACAAGGCCTATCGCACGAATACGGGACCGAAGCGTGAACTGCTGTTTGAGACCCGCCACGCAGCTGTGGAGATGACGCGCCCAATCTATCGCACCGACAACCACAAGCGCAGACTCGACATGGAGTATGTCTATGTGACGTTCAAGTTCCCCAAGAAACTCGGACTGGCGCTGATGAAGTCGCTCTATGCGGAGGAAGCCGACGAGGTGATGGCATATCTTAAGACAAGGAAGGAGGAAACTTTATGGGAAGATTAATAGCACTCAATCACCGTAGAAACAAGGAGCAGAACAGGGCATTCATCATGGAATGCCCGCTACCTGACTACGATGCCTTGACACGTGAGGAGCGTCTCGTCAACCTGGCCAAGCGCATCAGCGATGCCACCAACGATGAGGAGCAGCGCCGACTGAAAGGCTATCTGCCATTCCGCTGTCCTCACTACACGAAGTTCAAAGAGAACTATCGCGACCGCGAACATATAGATCCTGAGAGTTTCACTTGGCAGACATGTGTGGATATTGATGACCCTGCGTTGGTGGAGCACGCCAACATGATGTCTGAGAAGCTGGACGTGCAGATTGGCGGTGAGTGGCAGGGCATGATGCTACATAAGGACTATTCGGCTCGCCGAAAGTTGCACATCGATATTCGTCTGCCGATGGGTATGACGGTGCCTGAGGCGCAACGTGCCTATTGCAAGGCGCTGAGTACGGACAGCATGACTATCGTGGCCGACACATCATGCTTTACGCCTGAGAGGTTCATCTATATTACCCCTGCCGACTATGAGATTTATCGTGCTGACGGGTGGTATGAGCAGCTTTCTGAAGAAGAGATTGCTATGCGTAGGAAGGCTTATACGGATAGAGGTTTGAGCATTGACGGGCGTACCGAGGATGGTTCATATTTTGACCCAGGCGATGACACACCGACACCTTCGCCTGTGGCACCAACTATTATTCCGTTGGCTCCTGCCGAGAATGCTGTGGTCAATGAAAGGAAGTATCCGCAGGACTTCAAAGGGGTGACCTATACCGACATTATCCGCGAGTACTGGCGCAGGACAGGCGGCGAACCCAGCGAGGGTGAACGCAACAAGCGCCTGCATCAGTTGGCGGCTAATCTGAGGGCTATCACCGACAATAACGAGGAGTGGCTGCTGGAGGTGATGCCTCGATACGGATTGTCTGCTCAGGAAATGAGAGGCATTATCCACTCAGCCTGCAAAGAGCCAACGAAAGGCTCGCGACTGATAGATCAGATTGTTGAGAGTGAAGAGTTAAGAATGAAGAATGAAGAATTTCTTGCCGAGCAAGCGTCCAAAGGCCGAGCGGCTACCGCCATTGATGAATCCGATGATGGGAGCGCGGAAGCAAACTCTAAACTCTACACTCTCCGTTCTAAACTTCCGATAGGATTAAAAGAGAGTCTTGTGGGTGTGCCCGTGGCAATGCACATGCCTGTGCTGTGTTCGTTGATGCCGTTGGCGGCTGCATATGCCGACCAGGTGGAGGTGCGCTATTGCGACGGCGAGATGCAGAAGTTGGGTATGATGTCGATTATCTACGGCGAACAGGCATCAGGTAAGTCGGTCTGTAAACATGCCGTTAACATCTGGAAACGTCAGTTGGACGATGAGGATGCCTTGGCTCGTAAGCGTGAAGACGAGTGGAAGGAGCGCAAGAAGAGTCGCAAGGCCAACGAGAAGGCTCCTGAAGACCCGAAGGTGCTGATTCGTGTGGTGCCAGTGACGGTGAGCTGTTCTACGCTGTTGAAGCGACTGAAGAATGCCAACGGTCATACACTCTTCTCGTTTGGCGAGGAGCTGGACACGCTGCGCAAGACTAATGGTGCTGGCTCGTGGTCGTCGAAATACGACATCTATCGCCTGGCATTTGACCCTATAGACTCTGAATGGGGGCAGGACTACAATAGCGACCAGGCTGAGTCGGGAGTGGTAAAAGTGGCGTATAACTGGTCGATGCTGGGTACCAGTGGGGCTGTCAGAAAGTGCTTTAAGTCAGACAACGTAGAAAATGGTCTTTCCAGCCGTATCCTGCTGGCTGAGATGCCCGACACCTCGTTTGCCAAGATGCCTCGCTATGGACGTCGTACGATGGACGATGAATCGAAGATTCAGGAGGCCGTCACCAGATTGCGCTCGTACAGCGGCTATGTGGACACACCACGTCTCCGTAAGGCCATCGACCAATGGGTGGAAGAGCAGCGCGTAGTGGCTTTGAAAGACATTGACCACGTAAAGGATACCTATCGCCGTCGTGCCGCTGTCATCGGCTTTCGCTGTGGGGTTATCTTCCACCTGCTGACGGGTCGCGTGAAGGAAAGCAACGCTTGCTTGGAATTTGCCACCATGATGGCCGACTACTGCCTGAATCAGCAAATCAAGGTGTTTGGCGCCAGCCTGCAAAATCAGTATGTGGATGCCCAGCAAGAGTGTCAGCGCTATGGTGCCAACAACAGCATCTTCGACCAACTGCCGCCTACGTTTACGGCTGATGATTTGGCAGCGCTGAAGCCTGGCAACGTACCACGAAACTCCATCATCAAGATTATCTCGCGTTGGAACCGCGACGGCTGGGTGGTGAAAGTGGACACGAAGCGCTGGAGTAAAACAAAAAGTGACAATGACAAAATGACATCGTGACATTAAGGTATTTAAATCATCATGGAATTAGTATTAACTAGAATAGCAAAGCGCAAGACCTACACGATAGGCAGGCTTGCCATCATCAAAGAGGTGAGCGAGGAATACAAAACCTACGAAGAGGAGGAGTATTTCTGCGACACGCTGGAACCCACGTGGCGCAACTACAAGCACGGCGGTCGCAAAATAAAGGGCTGCTCTGCCATACCCGAAGGGCGTTACGCAGTGGTCATCTCTTATTCGCCAAAGTTTGAGCAGTGGTTGCCCATTCTGCTGGGAGTGCCCAACTTCAGTGGCATACGCATCCACGCAGGCAACGCCTCTGCCGACACCGAGGGCTGCATCCTCGTTGGCAAGAATAAGATTGTGGGTCAGCTGGTAGATTCGCGCATCTGGCTACACCGTCTGAAAAAGAAAATCGTAGAGGCCAAAGACCGCGGCGAGGCTGTATGGATTACAGTGAAGTAAAAAGATTATACAAAGTCACTTCTGTGTAGAGGTAATAAAACAAAGAAAAGGAAGCACTTTTTGCTTCCTTTTTCTTTGAGCCTCTTGTCGGATTCGAACCAACGACCCCGAGATTACAAATCACGTGCTCTGGCCAACTGAGCTAAAGAGGCGAGTGGGCAAGGATTGTAGAGAAAGTTGAGTGTTTTGCCTAACAGATGACAGAATAGGAAATTGGGCTGATGAAAGTAGGAAATGTGATTGTTGGGGATTAAAATAATGCTGAAAATGTAATTTTTGGCTTATATTTTGCGAATTGTTTGGTTGTTTTGATTGAAAAGTGTAATTTTGCAGCACTAAATTTTATTGAAAAGTGTAGTTTCTTGCTACAAAAAGTTATTGAAAAGTGTAAATTGCCATGCTGTACAGAAAGATTACATCGTACATCGAGGACTATCTGAAGTCCGATAATGACAAGATTCTGATACTGGAGGGAGCCCGCCAGATAGGTAAGTCGTTCAGTATTCGTGAGGTGGGTACACGTCTGTACCCGAACTTCGTGGAAATCAACTTCGTGGAGGATGACGAGGGCGAGCAATTGTTCAAGAACATCCATAAAAAGGAAGACTTCTACCTGACTCTCAGTATGGTCGCTGGTGACAAACTTAATATTCGCGATGATACGCTGGTTTTCCTCGACGAGATTCAGCACTACCCTCAGTACCTCACTATGCTGAAGTTCCTGCGCGAGGATAACCGCTATCGTTATATAGCCAGTGGTAGTCTGTTGGGTATCACCCTGAAAGACACCACCTCCATCCCTGTAGGCAGTATCACCATCAAAGACATGTTCCAACTCGATTTTGAGGAGTTCCTGATTGCCAATGGTTTCGGCACTGAGGCTATTGACATGCTGCGCAAGGCATACGATAACCGCCAGAGTCTTTCGGAAGAGCATCACAACCATGTGCTCGACCTGTTCCGTCGCTATCTGCTGGTGGGTGGATTGCCCGATGCCGTCAATACTTACCTCGAAACGCATAACATTGTGAGGGTGCGCGAGGTGCAGGATGGCATCCGTAGCCTTTATGCCAGTGACGCTTCCAAGTATGAGAAAGAGCACAACAAGAAGTTGCTCATACGCCGTATCTACGAGATGATCCCCTCGCAGATGGAAAACAAGAAGAAGCGTGTGGTGGCTCAAAACATTCGTGACAAGAAGGGCGACCGTTTCGACCAGTACAAGGAAGAGTTCGAGTACATGATGTCATCAGGTATTTCCTTGGCAGTCAACGCCATATCCAATCCTCATTTCCCGTTGAGTGAGTCACTCCAAAAGAATCTATTGAAGCTCTATCTGAACGATGTGGGCCTCCTTACTGGCATACTCTATCGAAACAACATCCGTCCCATTCTCGACGATGTTCGCAGTATCAATCTCGGTTCTGTCTATGAGAATGTGGTAGCTCAGGAACTTCGAGCACATGGTCATAAGCTCTACTATTACGACAACCGCAAGCAGGGCGAGGTTGACTATCTGGTTGACAACCACACCACAATGAGCGCCCACCCGATAGAGGTTAAGTCGGGTAAGGACTACACAGAGCATAGTGCCCTCAACAATCTGCTGAAGAATCCTGAGTACAATGTCCTTGCGGCCACTGTTGTTTCCAACGAGCGTAAGGTCTATCAAGAAGGCAAGATTACATATATGCCCGTCTATTTCGTTATGTTTATGGAAGCCGATGCACCTCAGACTGATGAAGAAGCATATATTTTTTAGGTGGTTCGAGAAGCGGAAAGTGAGAGGTTAGAGGTTAGAAAACAAAGAAAAGGAAGCACTTGCTGCTTCCTTTTTTCTTGAGCCTCTTGTCGGATTCGAACCAACGACCCCGAGATTACAAATCACGTGCTCTGGCCAACTGAGCTAAAGAGGCGGGTGGGCAAGCTGTCTGTATCGCGCCGCTACAACCAAGTACCTTTGCTACGTTCCCGTCCTGGAGGATTCCGAGGGAGCTGGCCGTACAGGACTTGCCCATGTGGTTTTGTTTTTTTGCGGCTGCAAAGGTACAACAATAAATTCAGAAATCGCAAATAGTGGTTCGAAAAATGTGGAATTTAACTTATTTTTGTAGCTGTTGCGGCCTTATATGGTAGAAAATGAGTAATTTTGCAGCGGAAATTAATATATTAAGACCATTTGATGACAGCTGATGAGTATATACAACTGAAGGCTTTCGCACGTCTTGACGGCGTGTGGCTGGCGTTGTTGTGGACTTTTTGCTTTGCCAGCTACCTGCTGGGAATGGAGAATGCGCTGATGGGGTGGATGGCTATGCTTCTGCTGGTATGGGTGCCTTTCTTCGTGGCAAAGAGGGTGAGACTGTTTCGTGACAATGCGCGCGATGGGGCGATATCGTTCCTGAGAGGGTGGGGCTATGTGGCACTGATGTTCTTCTATGCCAGCGTGCTCTTCGCCATAGTGCAGTATGCCTATTTCGCATATATAGACCAGGGATATTTCGTTTCGATGATGCAGAAGGCTGTCAACGCGCCTGAGATGGCGAGTCAGATGGCGCAGTATGAGGGAATGAAGGAGATGCTGGACGAGGCGCTGCAGGAGTATGCACAGACGCGTCCCATTGACCTTGCCATAAACTTCCTCACGATGAACCTGATGATAGGTTTCCTGCTAGGAATGCCAATTGCTGCTGTGGTGAGGCGCAGCGAGGCTGTGAATAATGTGGATAAAAAATAAAATAAATAATTGATATAATGGATATTTCTGTAATCATACCTCTTTATAATGAGGAGGAGTCTATAGGTGAACTCTATAAGTGGATAGAGCGGGTGATGGATGAGAATCATTTCAGCTATGAGGTGATATTCGTCAGCGATGGCTCTACTGACCGTTCATGGCAGATAATAACGGAGCTGAAGAACGAGTCGGAGCATGTTCACGGCATTAAGTTCCGCCGTAATTATGGTAAGAGTCCGGCTCTGTACTGTGGCTTTGCGCAGGCACAGGGCGACGTGGTGATAACCATGGATGCCGACCTGCAGGACTCGCCCGACGAGATACCTGAGCTCTTCCGCATGATAAAGGAGGATGGCTACGATCTTGTGAGCGGATATAAGCAGAAGCGCTATGACCCACTGTCGAAGACGCTGCCCACAAAGCTTTTCAATGCTACGGCACGCAAGGTGAGCGGCATTAAGAACCTGCATGACTTCAACTGTGGTCTGAAGGCTTATCGCAAGGATGTGGTGAAGAATATTGAGGTTTATGGCGA from Prevotella sp. E13-27 carries:
- a CDS encoding BsaWI family type II restriction enzyme, with amino-acid sequence MVKELASLALYGTGVEIILQRDLNTLIKANELANEPRDISWLKEQIKANIFDLYGILTIEDKKYCFGCVQAKTSIRDRVTRDREPSIHAMQSFFWSVALLSG
- a CDS encoding IS4 family transposase, which codes for MNAGNTVFSQLMSLIPDYELRKCIDRYRGDFHARRFTCRDQFLVMSYAQLTSSASLRSIEAQLTAFNSKLYHAGLKVMPKSTLADMNEKKDWRIYQDYAMVLVERAKVLYKDEYYRLGIDNMVYAFDSSTINLCLHLCPWAKFHHDKGAFKMHTLIDVKNNIPNFIMLTPGNVHDTQAMDSLPVEAGAYYLMDKGYVDFDRLFRLFQQQKAYFVTRAKDNMKYSVFEAREVDRQTGVISDESISLTGLFTAKKYPDLLRLVVYEDFAQNVVYRFLTNDFTLEAITIAELYRERWTIETFFKWIKQHLHIKTFYGTSQNAVFTQIWIAICDYLLLIIALKMYHIEQNLYIFSNVIGQVLFERTPLNELFDKPIINQNPEDDRQLSLW
- a CDS encoding YfjI family protein, which encodes MGRLIALNHRRNKEQNRAFIMECPLPDYDALTREERLVNLAKRISDATNDEEQRRLKGYLPFRCPHYTKFKENYRDREHIDPESFTWQTCVDIDDPALVEHANMMSEKLDVQIGGEWQGMMLHKDYSARRKLHIDIRLPMGMTVPEAQRAYCKALSTDSMTIVADTSCFTPERFIYITPADYEIYRADGWYEQLSEEEIAMRRKAYTDRGLSIDGRTEDGSYFDPGDDTPTPSPVAPTIIPLAPAENAVVNERKYPQDFKGVTYTDIIREYWRRTGGEPSEGERNKRLHQLAANLRAITDNNEEWLLEVMPRYGLSAQEMRGIIHSACKEPTKGSRLIDQIVESEELRMKNEEFLAEQASKGRAATAIDESDDGSAEANSKLYTLRSKLPIGLKESLVGVPVAMHMPVLCSLMPLAAAYADQVEVRYCDGEMQKLGMMSIIYGEQASGKSVCKHAVNIWKRQLDDEDALARKREDEWKERKKSRKANEKAPEDPKVLIRVVPVTVSCSTLLKRLKNANGHTLFSFGEELDTLRKTNGAGSWSSKYDIYRLAFDPIDSEWGQDYNSDQAESGVVKVAYNWSMLGTSGAVRKCFKSDNVENGLSSRILLAEMPDTSFAKMPRYGRRTMDDESKIQEAVTRLRSYSGYVDTPRLRKAIDQWVEEQRVVALKDIDHVKDTYRRRAAVIGFRCGVIFHLLTGRVKESNACLEFATMMADYCLNQQIKVFGASLQNQYVDAQQECQRYGANNSIFDQLPPTFTADDLAALKPGNVPRNSIIKIISRWNRDGWVVKVDTKRWSKTKSDNDKMTS
- a CDS encoding DUF5675 family protein; the encoded protein is MELVLTRIAKRKTYTIGRLAIIKEVSEEYKTYEEEEYFCDTLEPTWRNYKHGGRKIKGCSAIPEGRYAVVISYSPKFEQWLPILLGVPNFSGIRIHAGNASADTEGCILVGKNKIVGQLVDSRIWLHRLKKKIVEAKDRGEAVWITVK
- a CDS encoding ATP-binding protein; amino-acid sequence: MLYRKITSYIEDYLKSDNDKILILEGARQIGKSFSIREVGTRLYPNFVEINFVEDDEGEQLFKNIHKKEDFYLTLSMVAGDKLNIRDDTLVFLDEIQHYPQYLTMLKFLREDNRYRYIASGSLLGITLKDTTSIPVGSITIKDMFQLDFEEFLIANGFGTEAIDMLRKAYDNRQSLSEEHHNHVLDLFRRYLLVGGLPDAVNTYLETHNIVRVREVQDGIRSLYASDASKYEKEHNKKLLIRRIYEMIPSQMENKKKRVVAQNIRDKKGDRFDQYKEEFEYMMSSGISLAVNAISNPHFPLSESLQKNLLKLYLNDVGLLTGILYRNNIRPILDDVRSINLGSVYENVVAQELRAHGHKLYYYDNRKQGEVDYLVDNHTTMSAHPIEVKSGKDYTEHSALNNLLKNPEYNVLAATVVSNERKVYQEGKITYMPVYFVMFMEADAPQTDEEAYIF
- a CDS encoding DUF4199 domain-containing protein yields the protein MTADEYIQLKAFARLDGVWLALLWTFCFASYLLGMENALMGWMAMLLLVWVPFFVAKRVRLFRDNARDGAISFLRGWGYVALMFFYASVLFAIVQYAYFAYIDQGYFVSMMQKAVNAPEMASQMAQYEGMKEMLDEALQEYAQTRPIDLAINFLTMNLMIGFLLGMPIAAVVRRSEAVNNVDKK
- a CDS encoding glycosyltransferase family 2 protein — translated: MDISVIIPLYNEEESIGELYKWIERVMDENHFSYEVIFVSDGSTDRSWQIITELKNESEHVHGIKFRRNYGKSPALYCGFAQAQGDVVITMDADLQDSPDEIPELFRMIKEDGYDLVSGYKQKRYDPLSKTLPTKLFNATARKVSGIKNLHDFNCGLKAYRKDVVKNIEVYGEMHRYIPYLAKNAGFDKIGEKVVHHQARKYGESKFMGWNRFVNGYLDLITLWFLSTFGKKPMHVFGFLGSLVFFIGFISAFIIGADKLWCLANGIPQRLVTDSPYFYIALTMMIIGTQMFLTGFVADLVSRSSSNRNDYQIEQTI